The nucleotide window AGAATTACTTGCGCCTGTATTTGAAGCCGGCCAGTTAAGTCCGCGATTTCAAATAATCCCAGCAGAGCAGCCGACCCGAACCAATCTCTGCGAATATTTCCCAAAATACAATCTTGGGCCATCCCCCTCGTAAGATAGCCGCACTTATGTGTGTTCCTTTAGGTGTAGGAGTAGATCAATGCCCATCGAGACGCTAACTCACCACGCCGATGTCTTAGAAGTCAAAATCTTAGACCGATTCTCATGCCTCTCAGGGAGATACCGATTCTCATGCCTCTCAGGGAGATTCTGAACTGGCAGGAACCGATACTGAAACCTCATTAGCCGGCAAAATCCAGTAACTGTTCACAAGCAGGTCGATCTGCCCGGCACCATTTTGGAAGACCTGTATTACCCGTTGCTAGAAACAGACGATGAGTTTATCGTTCATGGCTTTAGCTACGCCAACTATCTTGAAGAGCTAGGTGAAACTTCCCAGCGAGATATCTATGGGCAGTCTTCCATGGACAAAGCTATGCGCGATGCCTTTCGCAAGATGCATCATTTTCTAATGACTACCCAAGGAATGTCTAAGGATGAAGCAATTTCCCTCATGTCTGTAGCCGCTGACTTTGGTGTGACTCAAATTGTAGACGGCAACTGGGGCGTTCATGGAGTAATCAAAAAGAACATTATGCCAGGTTAAGAATGCCGCCTCGAACGGCAAATTCCTCTATTCTGGATATACGCAATCGCTAGTCGTTGATGAAAAGAAGGGATGTAGGCTGTGATTCTAAAGAGGTTTCCCTGCCTATACCCCATTCACATCTCAACCAAAATTGCCGCAGTACAAAAATGTTAAAGAGGAAACTGCGCGTGGGACGCATCGAAAAATCTCAAGGGAAATCTCAGCTGCACTCCCTGGCCTGGTCCGTTGCTTGGGTTAGTGGGGCCATTATCAGCGGCTTTGCGCCACTCGCTGCAAAAGCGGCTGAGCCAGGCGCTCAAACCGCCATTCCCGCTGTTTGGCAAAGAGCCACTCCAGCAGATCAAAACCAAATTTGGGAGTTTATCTTAAATAGTCCACTGGGTATTGCAGCCCTCAATCAGCTGGCTATTGAAGGGTTTATCAACCCTACCTGCCAAAAGACCCTCTACACCCATGCTGAATACGGCAGCTTCCAAAGTCTATTGCAGGTTGAGTGCCCAACTCATCGGGGTATTTCTACAGCCCGTTCCTATGGGGAAATGCGGGTCACCTTTAATCGATTTGAAGACACCATTCTTGATTTTAAGGTGGAACGGATTTACGAAGACGACGAGGCAGATCTGCCCAGTACCGTTGCTCAAGCAATTGTGCAAACAGCAGCCCAGCAGCTTGAAGTTGAGCCTGCAACACTACAGGTAATTCAGGCAGAAGAACGCACCTGGACAGACGGTTGCTTTGGCCTAGGGGGACCCGCAGAACTTTGCTTGGCGGCCCTGGTTGAGGGGTGGCGCGTGGTAATTTCTGACGGCGATCAGAACTGGGTCTTTCGCACGAACGCTGAGGGTAATCAGGCGCGGCTCGAAGAAGCCGTCTCAACACCTTAGCCAAAGCGTGTCGCCATGCATTGCTGTGTAAGGACTGCCTACTGAAGCCGATGAGCCGCATTTTTAAGCAGGTCGAGAAAGGCATAGGCCGCTGGAGTCAGCAGCGCTTCCTTTAAAGCAGCAATGCAAATCACTCGATGCATGGGCACTGGCAATTGGTAAACCTTGACCCCCGTAGGGATAGGCTCGGCTGCAAGTCGGGGGCTGAGGGCAGCGCCTAATCCCTTAGCCACCATGTTCATAATTGTCGCGTCTGATCGGATTTGATAGGTTGGCCGCAGGCTAATCCCGTGCTTTTCACAGTGGGCATACATCATGGCGTCACAGCTATCACCGTCTGGGGCCATGATCAGCGGGTACGCGGCTAGCTCTGCCCAAGCCAGTTGGTCAGTTTGGGGTTCAAAATCAGGGGGAAAGAGTGCCACAATCTCGTCTCTCATCAGGTCCCAAGTCTCAAACTCAGCGCTGGTAGGCAGATAGGTGATGCCAAGATCGGCTCGGCCTTTACGCAGGTCTTCTTCAACGTCAGGACGGTCATCATAGTCAGCAATGCTGACAGCGATCGCAGGGTAAAGGCGGCAAAATTCAGCAATCACTTCAGGCAAGATGTGAGTTGCGGCACTGCGAAATGAAGAGATGCGCACGTGCCCACCGCTCAATCCCCTAGCTAGATTGGCCTGCTTGAACATCTCCTCTAGCAGGTAGCTTACCTGTCGGGCGCGATCTACAATCTGCTCTCCCACCGGAGTCAGCTGCGCCCCAAAGCGACCCCGCAACAGCAAAACTACGCCCAGATCTTGTTCTAGGCTTGCGATCGCATAGCTGACTGCCGACTGAGACACCTGCAGCTGCAGGGCTGCTTCACTAAAGCTGCTGCAGTCTGCCACTGTGATTAAAACCTGCAGTTGAAACAGCTTGAGCTGATGGTGACGGCCATAACCCATAGCAGTAACCTGAGCAACGCCTGAATTGTCGCAGAAACAAACGACCGAGGAAACCTTTACCTATCAATTCCATTGATGGATGTAATGCACTCTGCCTCTTGCCGCTCTTAGGCAGGCGCACTTAGAGTGTGCCTGTCTGTCTCAAACTCTTTAATCTCGGCGTCATTTATAGGCATTAACTAGGAGTTGCAACTGATGAAACCTTCAATGAATAGATCGGAATATCAGAGGCTAGAACTCATTGTTCCGCCTAAATGGGACTACAAAGTTAGGAAATTAATATCGAAATTGCTGATAGTCACAGGGCGTTTTTTCAAACAGCGGCTGTTTGCGTGCCAAGAAACTCGAGTTTGGCGAACCGGTGACGAGGAGGGAAATATTTGGTGGAGTGCCTACGATCCTGTCTTGGATTGCTTTATTGATCGGCTCTCGGAAGAGCAAATGCGGAACTGGCTTGAGCAGAGGCATCTCAACTCTGACGCTGAGTGATTACGACGATTGAATTTCCAACTT belongs to Pseudanabaena sp. FACHB-2040 and includes:
- a CDS encoding LysR family transcriptional regulator, with product MGYGRHHQLKLFQLQVLITVADCSSFSEAALQLQVSQSAVSYAIASLEQDLGVVLLLRGRFGAQLTPVGEQIVDRARQVSYLLEEMFKQANLARGLSGGHVRISSFRSAATHILPEVIAEFCRLYPAIAVSIADYDDRPDVEEDLRKGRADLGITYLPTSAEFETWDLMRDEIVALFPPDFEPQTDQLAWAELAAYPLIMAPDGDSCDAMMYAHCEKHGISLRPTYQIRSDATIMNMVAKGLGAALSPRLAAEPIPTGVKVYQLPVPMHRVICIAALKEALLTPAAYAFLDLLKNAAHRLQ